The DNA region GCACGTCGGCACGCTCGACGTGGACGTCAGTTTGGACGCCGAAGCCTTGGGTGATGGCGAATACGCCACCCTGATCGATGCCTTGCGTGGCCACGGCTACGACCAGCGCGATGAGTTGCGACGTTTCCAACTCGTGCGCCAGGTTCCCGTCGAAGATGGCGGCGCTCCCATCGACGTCATCGTTGACTTCCTGATGCCGCGTGATGCCGAGATCGTCAAGAACGACCCGCCATTGATCAGCGACTTCGCGGTGCAACGAGCCGACGGCGCGGACTTGGCCCTCCGCTTCTATCAGTTCGTGGCCATATCCGGACCGATGCCAGCCGGCGGTACGAACCGGGTCGAGATCGCGGTCTGCTCTATTCCGGCCCTCCTTGCGATGAAGGGGCATGCCCTCGCTGGGCGCTATAAGCAGAAAGACGCCTACGACGTCTACTACTGCATCCGAAACTACCCCGGTGGACCTGAAGCGCTTGCCGAAGCATGCCGGCCGCTTCTTGAACATGCGAGCGGTGACGCAGGCTACCGCCTCATTGCCGGCAAGTTCGATACCGTTGATGGCTTTGGGCCAACATGTGTGCGCCGATTCGTCGAAAACACCAATGTGCTCGGCGACCGCAGTCCGGAACAGTGGCAGCAGGACGCCTTCGGCCAGGTTGACGCGTGTCTGCAGGCGCTCGGTCTGAGAGACTGAACGCTGCGAGTCTGGCCGGCGACGAACAGCGATCTCGATAACATCTTGATGAACTGCGCACGAAACCACCGTTCGCAACCCCACTCAACCCAAAGGTCCTCGCCGAAAACCCTAATAGAACCGGCGCGATCCGTCACCAGCAACGTCGGCGTTTGCGCCTCTGGACCAGCGTTTCGGGTTTCAAATCCCTGCCTCTCAGCCAAACAACGCCTTCCCAATCAATTGGTTACGAGCACGCCCCGAAACAACTCGGCCGCCGTTCGATCCCGTTCTTGATAGAAACTTGACAAAATGTCGCGCCAACGGGGCCGGAGAACTGCGTGCTCCGCTACCGCCGCGTCGTGGCAGGCGTCCGCTCCGTCGCGAGCGTGGTCGACAGAGGAGACAACAATCGATGCGAATTGTGTGGACGCTTATCTTCCGAGGAGTTGATGCTTAAAGACGTTCGCGCGGTGGTAGTCCAAGTAGGCGCCCTGTTCTCTCGAGAACTCGCCGACGCGCACGCCGGCGTCGATGCCCCAGGCATCCAGCAACTTATCTCTGACCTCTGGAACGATCACCAGCTCTTGGCTCGTGGAAAACGTGATGTAGCCTTCATCGAACAGGTGATCGATGTGCGGTGATAGAAGCAAGCCGTTGGCGCCGTCGAGACGTTCGGTGTCCGTCGCATCGCGCCAGGGCTTCATGTGACTTGCATTAAGGTGCCGCGGCACATCCACCCTCGTGACTCGGCAGAACGTCTCCCGCAGCAGCACGTTGGACCTGAATACGCCTTGGCCGCGCCTGGCTCTGACCAACTGCTCCCGAAACGTCGGACCGATCATCTCGCGATCGGCGATCGTGTCGTCGAGGTCGGTGGGGTCTGGCGTGCGCTGGAAGTCAGCAATCGCCGCGTGCGCGTCCCAGTACGCTTGACCAATGAGCCCGATGAGAGCGTCCGCAAGGGCCTCGGGCAACTGGGCGAGGTAGACGGACTGCAGCCCGTCACCGTTCTCCTGAAGGGGTGAGTATTTGGATGGCAAGAAGGGTCGCAGGATCGCGATGTGGTCTTTCGGCCGGATCTGATTATCCAGAGTCCAGTATTCGACCGGCACGTACCAACCCTCTTGTGACCAGTTCGATCCGGCCGTTCCAAAGTCTGGCTTTGGACCGGTCTGTCCTCGTCCAGTCACGACACCAATGGCCTTGATGTGCGTGTCGCAGAACGAGAACACGACGTCGCCTGGCGACACTTCGCGCATGTTCTCGTAGAACTGGTTGCGGGCTCCGTTCGCGTTCTGCTTCGGCGACCACATGAAGCACCCGCGGATCTCAGCCCGGTACGTCTGGTTCTGGTTGACCCACCAGTAATGCATGGCCCAATCGCTCGCGCCCACTATAGACCAGTGACGGCACAGCTTGGCACGATCTTCTCTCTTGATTGTCGTCGAGTGACGATGGCATCGTCGTCGTCGTGACTTGGCCCAGCGACCAAGGGAGAACGGGAGGATGGTCAGGCCCCCGTCCAACAGCCACCAAGTAACAGGAGCTTCTTAACGGCTGTCTCAAGTAAGCGATAGGCCACCAGTGCTTACTTAGGTCTTGACTGCGAACGCTCCGTTGTCGATGTTTGCGTGTCGCCCAAGGGTGGCCCGTGACGGCTCGCTGTAGCGTCTCGTATGCGCTATCCGTTGCGGTCTTCGGATCCGGGACACAGATGAGGTCGGGGGGGCGCGAGAGGCGTGACACAAGTCGCGGCGTCAGCGCGCAGACTGCTCAGGCGGGTCAGGTCTCTGGTTCTTCGACAGGTGTTCGCAGAGCCGATCCAGCAATCGCTGGTGGCGGGCCGGGGCGATCGAGCCGATCGTGCCCAGCAGACGGTTCTCGGGAAGGACCGCGAGAAAACCAAGCCGGATCACTGACGGCGCCTTCAATCCGCTCGCGAAGTAATCGTCGTCTTCGGGGCGAATCGGATCGTCAAAGCCCTCAACCTCGTGACGCTGCCGGGTCGTAATACCGCACACAAGCCAGTCGCCAAACGGCGGCATCCTGCGGAGAGCAGCGGCGGGCCTGTTCTTCGGCTTGCCATCCGCCTGGGGCAGTACCACGAGAACGACATCCCCCTCGTTCACCGCCCACCCAACTGTGTCACCGAGTAATCAGGCTCATCGTCTCCGTACCCGCGAGCCAGATTCTCCGCCGACAGAACCGCCCAGTCCTCGCGGTCGGTGTCTGTCACGGACGGCAGGACGGTCACCATCAAGCGCGCGTTCGCCGGCAAGTCGAAAGGCTCATCGAGCTGGATGGTCTTGCCGTCGTAGTGGGCCTTGAGACTGACGGTAGGCATGGACCCAATTGTAGCGCAATCCCGAGACCAGAACGCTGCCTGAGACGAGCCCCTCCACACCGGCTGCGGTGCAACCCGAATCCGTCGCCGTGAATCGGCGAGAAACATCGATCTTGATAAAATCTTGATAAACTGCGCACGAAACCGCCGTTCTCCACCCCACCATACGCAGGGGTCCTCGCCGAAAACCCTAACAAGACCAACGCGATCCGTCACCGTCGACGCCGGATTTGAACCCGCACCAACAGCGAACCGCCAAGACCGAATCGACTCGGCCGACGTTCGATCCCGTTCTTGATAGAAACCTGACATTAAATCGCACCGTCAGGGGTGGAGAGCTTGCGTGCCACGCTGCCGCTTCGTCAAGCGTAGCGTTCTCCGATTGTGGCCGGACCATTGGCAGAACCCCGTAAAGGCGACGACTGAGGGCCAGGTGTCGTGTTCCAGCACCACTACGATTTCGGGAGCACTACCGTTGTCGACCTCTCTGTCGTCGGGGAGCTGATCGTCCCAGTGGCTTCCCAGGTGATCGTGTCGCTAGCGAACAACGAAGCCCCAGACATCCCGTGCTCCCAGTGCCCCGAACCGGCGGTCTCGTTATGTCCCGAGTGCGAAGTGGACGGGGAATCGTGCTTCCTCTGCGAAACCTGCTCGTCGCGACACCGATGCGGCGAGGAGATGCTTCGTCCCGTGGTGAACTCGCCCCGAATGGGCGTGTGCGGGTACAACGGGCCTGGCGCGTAGTACTCCGTGCCTTCGCCCTCAAGACATGTTCGTACCTCGATCCACGCTGGGCTCACCAGACGAGCCCCGGGTAGTGGGGCTGCGGCAGATGGCCGTCGCGGTCGTACGGGGGATCCTCGTGTGCCGGCACGTCGTAGTCGGGGAAGTCGACAACCCACTGCCGGCGGCAATCCTCGTCGGCGTAATACCGCAGGTAGAGGCGAATGTCCTCTTCGCTCCCGGTTCCGACCAGGTCCACGTGCCAAGCCGAACCCGGAACATCTGGGAGCGCGGGCACCTCGTCCCGCAGAACGCGGTGCCAGAGCGCACCATACAGATCGCGGTCGCTCAAGTGATCCGTGTTGGTGAGAAAGACATTCAGGAGCGCCAGACCCTGAACGACCGCCCACAGTACGCCCGTCAGCTTCTCGTCGTCGACCAAGTCCGGAGCGGGCAGCTCCACTCCCGCCGCGACCAGTTGCTGGAAGTTGGTCGTCGTCGGTCCGGCGGCCTCATCGAACTCGACGACGCGACGCCAGAACTGCTCCTGTTGCTCCAAAGAGACCGCGTCGGACATCCAGGAGACCATGTTGCCTCTGCTCAACTGCTCGGCCCGCTGCTTCAACGCCTCAATCCGCCGTTCCTCCTCGCAATCGTTGTTGCGATGGCTGCCGTTCGCACACATATCGCCGTCCCTCTTTCCCGGGCCGGATTCCGTAGCCCGGCTTGGGCCGATCCGCCGCGTGTGCGATTGCATGAATCGGACCAGACGCAGATGCCTCGATTTCCAGAATGAACGGCGAGGTTGCGAA from Acidobacteriota bacterium includes:
- a CDS encoding nucleotidyl transferase AbiEii/AbiGii toxin family protein gives rise to the protein HVGTLDVDVSLDAEALGDGEYATLIDALRGHGYDQRDELRRFQLVRQVPVEDGGAPIDVIVDFLMPRDAEIVKNDPPLISDFAVQRADGADLALRFYQFVAISGPMPAGGTNRVEIAVCSIPALLAMKGHALAGRYKQKDAYDVYYCIRNYPGGPEALAEACRPLLEHASGDAGYRLIAGKFDTVDGFGPTCVRRFVENTNVLGDRSPEQWQQDAFGQVDACLQALGLRD
- a CDS encoding HNH endonuclease signature motif containing protein — protein: MHYWWVNQNQTYRAEIRGCFMWSPKQNANGARNQFYENMREVSPGDVVFSFCDTHIKAIGVVTGRGQTGPKPDFGTAGSNWSQEGWYVPVEYWTLDNQIRPKDHIAILRPFLPSKYSPLQENGDGLQSVYLAQLPEALADALIGLIGQAYWDAHAAIADFQRTPDPTDLDDTIADREMIGPTFREQLVRARRGQGVFRSNVLLRETFCRVTRVDVPRHLNASHMKPWRDATDTERLDGANGLLLSPHIDHLFDEGYITFSTSQELVIVPEVRDKLLDAWGIDAGVRVGEFSREQGAYLDYHRANVFKHQLLGR
- a CDS encoding type II toxin-antitoxin system PemK/MazF family toxin; the encoded protein is MNEGDVVLVVLPQADGKPKNRPAAALRRMPPFGDWLVCGITTRQRHEVEGFDDPIRPEDDDYFASGLKAPSVIRLGFLAVLPENRLLGTIGSIAPARHQRLLDRLCEHLSKNQRPDPPEQSAR